The genomic window TGGTAAACTTGTTCGCATCTCGGTGAAAATACAGATGAGGAGCCGTGTGCGTAAATAGCGCCAGCACGGTTCTGAGAGGGGCCGGCGACAATGGCGGAAGAAGGGTGATTCGGCATCGATTCGTAGTAGCCGCGTGCGGCAAGGCGTCTCGTGCTCAAGTTCATGTGAATCGTACCCATCGACCAATAGAGAAAACCGGTCTACTCGACAGCACATCCCTGGGGAGTTCGATCCTTTCCCAATGATTTCCCAGGATGCTCTTGCGGTATTCCGCTCCATAAACGATTTCCTGGATGTTCGCCGTGCAGGGGTCCGGGGCAACCTCGCAAATGGATTCGTTGAACAGGGCATTGATGAAACTGCTTTTCCCGGATTTGACCTCTCCAACCACGACAAACATCGCCGCGGATTCCAGTTGGGCAATTCGCTGGCGCAGCAGTCCGCCGGCTTCGAAATCGGAAAGCGTTTCGGCAAGTGCCAGACATTGCTGCAGGATGCCTCGAACGGCATCCCGGCGACGTTGCAGATCATCCCCCAAAAGCGGCTGGTTCATGGCAAAACTCCAATGGAAGCATACGAGCCAATTGCAAAAGTTCTTCTACGCCATTCCGGCGAAAGCCGGAATCCTTTCATTTTAAAGCGTTATAGATCCCGGCCTTCGCCGGGGTGACGAAAAATGGGTAGTTTGCAATTGGCTCAGACGAATGAGATGTGAAAGACCGGATGTCTAAAAAATGTCGGGGAGGGGCCCAAGCCCAACTTGATTTCAGGCGCATTTTCCACAAACCAGGCTCAGGCCGGATTTTTCGGCCTTCAAAAAGAGTTTTCGGGCGGTTTGGTGGCAGGATTCACAGACAAGCGGATCGATCCTGCGGGTAATCGGATTGTAATGCACCGAGAGGGTGCGTTTCTGCTTTCCATGATGTGCGGCAAGCATCAGCTGGGCAACCGGAATTTGGTAGCGTTCGATGGCACATGGGCGCACGTTGATCCGGGTGCCGTATTTGGTTTTCAGATCGGCGATTTTCCGTTCCAATTCTTCCGGAAGCATCTGGATCTTGCGCTCCCGCTCTTCCCGCTGGGCCTGGCTCAGTTGAGCGGTTTGAAGCGAATCCTGCATTTCAGCCGCAAGAGCCTGGTAATATTCCCGGGTATTGGTGACATCCCGCCGGAGTCGGTGCTTCATACTGGCGATAAAGGCGGAAAGCTCCTGATCCAGCATCAGGCGAAGCTCGTTGCTGCCGGTTTGGAGCCACTGTGCCATGCGGGCGGTGACAGGGCCCAAAGCATTCGCATCGACCTTGTGCTCACACGCATACAGGTGGATTTGCTGCCCGAAACCATCGATGAGTGCGCCACTGGTCTCCTGGATCGAGCAGGTGATCAGCCCTTCCTTGCGTTCATCGCTGAGAGCCACGTAATGAAAGCGCACTACAAGATAGTGCATGCGTGTTTCGGCTTTCGTGACGATTTCGATTTTGGCGTCGACGAAGGAAAGATCCTGCATCAAGGCGGTTTCGAAACCGGCCTTCTTGACATAGGGCACATCGATGACGCCACAGAGCAGGGGGAGGATGGCTGTGGCCTTTCGGATCATGCGATCCACGACCGGGCTGCCGTAAACCAGGGGAAACCCCGTTTCCCCGAGGATCACTTCCTCGGGGAGATCGAGATCCCGAGAAATCTCATCCGGCAGCAATGCATGCAGCGGATCGGTTTCCCCAACCACGACGGCGCCGTGCTCCTGCAGAAAATCGCGTGTAAAGTGTGCCAGTTCCGGATCGTTCATCCCGCCTATATCCCGAAATCGTTTTGA from Desulfatirhabdium butyrativorans DSM 18734 includes these protein-coding regions:
- a CDS encoding dynamin family protein, giving the protein MNQPLLGDDLQRRRDAVRGILQQCLALAETLSDFEAGGLLRQRIAQLESAAMFVVVGEVKSGKSSFINALFNESICEVAPDPCTANIQEIVYGAEYRKSILGNHWERIELPRDVLSSRPVFSIGRWVRFT